In the genome of Amia ocellicauda isolate fAmiCal2 chromosome 3, fAmiCal2.hap1, whole genome shotgun sequence, one region contains:
- the tada3l gene encoding transcriptional adapter 3 isoform X1 yields MHVPPHNAQYGALLNFTVESGSVPWPPLQAANGTASNGCCFLESASMSELKDCPPLQYYDFKPVEHGKVCPRYTAVLGRAEDDGIGIEELDTLQLELETLLSSASRRLRALEEQRQILTDWQDKKGDKRFLKLGKESELSAPPRHAKPKKQKLEGKGGHGPGPGPGRPKSKNLQPKVQEYEFSEEPQDAPRIPKNDAPNRFWASVEPYCADITSEEIRVLEELLKPPEDEAEYYKVPALGKHYSQRWAQEDLLEEQRDGARSNDKKKGIMGPLSELDAKDVDALLKKSESQHDPPEEGCPFGPLTQRLLQALVEENIISPMEDSPIPEVPGKDGGTDGASTSPRSQGKAFSVPHTRSLESRIKEELVSQGLLEAEERGGPGGPGGDCEDEVLAELHKRQAELKALSTHNRARKQDLLRLAREETSRQELRQRVRVSDNEVMEAFRRIMAARQKKRTPTKKEKEQAWRALRERESILKLLDG; encoded by the exons ATGCATGTCCCCCCTCACAACGCTCAATATGGTGCATTACTTAATTTCACCGTAGAGAGCGGATCTGTGCCCTGGCCACCCCTCCAGGCGGCCAATGGTACAGCCAGTAATGGATGCTGCTTTCTGGAG agtgcCAGTATGAGCGAGCTGAAGGACTGCCCCCCCCTGCAGTACTATGACTTCAAGCCGGTGGAGCATGGCAAGGTGTGCCCACGGTACACGGCGGTGCTGGGCCGCGCCGAGGACGACGGCATCGGCATCGAGGAGTTGGACACCCTGCAGCTGGAGCTCGAGACGCTGCTGTCCTCCGCCAGCCGTCGACTGAGagccctggaggagcagagacag atcctGACCGACTGGCAGGACAAGAAGGGCGACAAGCGCTTCCTGAAACTGGGGAAGGAGTCCGAGCTGTCCGCCCCCCCCCGCCATGCCAAGCCCAAGAAGCAGAAGCTGGAGGGCAAGGGTGGCCACGGCCCCGGACCCGGACCCGGCCGGCCCAAGTCCAAGAACCTGCAGCCCAAGGTCCAGGAGTACGAGTTCAGCGAGGAGCCGCAGGACGCGCCCCGCATCCCCAAGAACGACGCCCCCAACAG GTTCTGGGCGTCAGTGGAGCCGTACTGCGCTGACATTACTAGTGAGGAGATCCGggtcctggaggagctgctgaaaCCCCCCGAGGACGAGGCGGAGTACTACAAG GTGCCCGCCCTGGGGAAGCACTACTCGCAGCGCTGGGCTCAGGAGGACCTGCTGGAGGAGCAGAGAGACGGCGCACGCTCCAACGACAAGAAGAAGGGCATCATGGGCCCTCTGTCCGAGTTGGATGCcaagg ATGTTGACGCCCTGCTGAAGAAGTCTGAATCGCAGCACGACCCCCCTGAGGAAGGATGTCCCTTCGGCCCACTCACACAGCGCCTCCTGCAGGCCCTCGTGGAG GAGAATATTATCTCCCCGATGGAGGACTCTCCGATCCCAGAGGTCCCTGGGAAGGATGGAGGGACCGACGGAGCCAGCACCTCCCCCCGCAGCCAGGGCAAGGCCTTCAG cgTGCCGCACACTCGCTCTCTGGAGTCGCGGATCAAGGAGGAGCTGGTGTCTCAGGGGCTGCTGGAGGCGGAGGAGCGTGGGGGGCCAGGGGGGCCGGGCGGCGACTGTGAGGACGAGGTGCTAGCCGAGCTGCACAAGAGGCAGGCGGAGCTGAAGGCCCTGAGCACACACAACCGAGCGCGCAAGCAGGACCTGCTGAG GCTGGCCCGGGAGGAGACGAGCCGGCAGGAGCTGCGCCAGCGCGTGCGCGTCTCAGACAACGAGGTGATGGAGGCGTTCCGGCGCATCATGGCGGCACGGCAGAAGAAGCGCACGCCCACCaagaaggagaaggagcagGCGTGGAGAGCACTGAGAGAGCGGGAGAGCATCCTCAAACTCCTGGACGggtag
- the tada3l gene encoding transcriptional adapter 3 isoform X3 codes for MSELKDCPPLQYYDFKPVEHGKVCPRYTAVLGRAEDDGIGIEELDTLQLELETLLSSASRRLRALEEQRQILTDWQDKKGDKRFLKLGKESELSAPPRHAKPKKQKLEGKGGHGPGPGPGRPKSKNLQPKVQEYEFSEEPQDAPRIPKNDAPNRFWASVEPYCADITSEEIRVLEELLKPPEDEAEYYKVPALGKHYSQRWAQEDLLEEQRDGARSNDKKKGIMGPLSELDAKDVDALLKKSESQHDPPEEGCPFGPLTQRLLQALVEENIISPMEDSPIPEVPGKDGGTDGASTSPRSQGKAFSVPHTRSLESRIKEELVSQGLLEAEERGGPGGPGGDCEDEVLAELHKRQAELKALSTHNRARKQDLLRLAREETSRQELRQRVRVSDNEVMEAFRRIMAARQKKRTPTKKEKEQAWRALRERESILKLLDG; via the exons ATGAGCGAGCTGAAGGACTGCCCCCCCCTGCAGTACTATGACTTCAAGCCGGTGGAGCATGGCAAGGTGTGCCCACGGTACACGGCGGTGCTGGGCCGCGCCGAGGACGACGGCATCGGCATCGAGGAGTTGGACACCCTGCAGCTGGAGCTCGAGACGCTGCTGTCCTCCGCCAGCCGTCGACTGAGagccctggaggagcagagacag atcctGACCGACTGGCAGGACAAGAAGGGCGACAAGCGCTTCCTGAAACTGGGGAAGGAGTCCGAGCTGTCCGCCCCCCCCCGCCATGCCAAGCCCAAGAAGCAGAAGCTGGAGGGCAAGGGTGGCCACGGCCCCGGACCCGGACCCGGCCGGCCCAAGTCCAAGAACCTGCAGCCCAAGGTCCAGGAGTACGAGTTCAGCGAGGAGCCGCAGGACGCGCCCCGCATCCCCAAGAACGACGCCCCCAACAG GTTCTGGGCGTCAGTGGAGCCGTACTGCGCTGACATTACTAGTGAGGAGATCCGggtcctggaggagctgctgaaaCCCCCCGAGGACGAGGCGGAGTACTACAAG GTGCCCGCCCTGGGGAAGCACTACTCGCAGCGCTGGGCTCAGGAGGACCTGCTGGAGGAGCAGAGAGACGGCGCACGCTCCAACGACAAGAAGAAGGGCATCATGGGCCCTCTGTCCGAGTTGGATGCcaagg ATGTTGACGCCCTGCTGAAGAAGTCTGAATCGCAGCACGACCCCCCTGAGGAAGGATGTCCCTTCGGCCCACTCACACAGCGCCTCCTGCAGGCCCTCGTGGAG GAGAATATTATCTCCCCGATGGAGGACTCTCCGATCCCAGAGGTCCCTGGGAAGGATGGAGGGACCGACGGAGCCAGCACCTCCCCCCGCAGCCAGGGCAAGGCCTTCAG cgTGCCGCACACTCGCTCTCTGGAGTCGCGGATCAAGGAGGAGCTGGTGTCTCAGGGGCTGCTGGAGGCGGAGGAGCGTGGGGGGCCAGGGGGGCCGGGCGGCGACTGTGAGGACGAGGTGCTAGCCGAGCTGCACAAGAGGCAGGCGGAGCTGAAGGCCCTGAGCACACACAACCGAGCGCGCAAGCAGGACCTGCTGAG GCTGGCCCGGGAGGAGACGAGCCGGCAGGAGCTGCGCCAGCGCGTGCGCGTCTCAGACAACGAGGTGATGGAGGCGTTCCGGCGCATCATGGCGGCACGGCAGAAGAAGCGCACGCCCACCaagaaggagaaggagcagGCGTGGAGAGCACTGAGAGAGCGGGAGAGCATCCTCAAACTCCTGGACGggtag
- the tada3l gene encoding transcriptional adapter 3 isoform X2, with the protein MQRSREMNEVNFIMLTVLSFSASMSELKDCPPLQYYDFKPVEHGKVCPRYTAVLGRAEDDGIGIEELDTLQLELETLLSSASRRLRALEEQRQILTDWQDKKGDKRFLKLGKESELSAPPRHAKPKKQKLEGKGGHGPGPGPGRPKSKNLQPKVQEYEFSEEPQDAPRIPKNDAPNRFWASVEPYCADITSEEIRVLEELLKPPEDEAEYYKVPALGKHYSQRWAQEDLLEEQRDGARSNDKKKGIMGPLSELDAKDVDALLKKSESQHDPPEEGCPFGPLTQRLLQALVEENIISPMEDSPIPEVPGKDGGTDGASTSPRSQGKAFSVPHTRSLESRIKEELVSQGLLEAEERGGPGGPGGDCEDEVLAELHKRQAELKALSTHNRARKQDLLRLAREETSRQELRQRVRVSDNEVMEAFRRIMAARQKKRTPTKKEKEQAWRALRERESILKLLDG; encoded by the exons ATGCAGCGGAGCAGGGAGATGAATGAAGTCAATTTCATAATGCTGACTGTATTGTCATTT agtgcCAGTATGAGCGAGCTGAAGGACTGCCCCCCCCTGCAGTACTATGACTTCAAGCCGGTGGAGCATGGCAAGGTGTGCCCACGGTACACGGCGGTGCTGGGCCGCGCCGAGGACGACGGCATCGGCATCGAGGAGTTGGACACCCTGCAGCTGGAGCTCGAGACGCTGCTGTCCTCCGCCAGCCGTCGACTGAGagccctggaggagcagagacag atcctGACCGACTGGCAGGACAAGAAGGGCGACAAGCGCTTCCTGAAACTGGGGAAGGAGTCCGAGCTGTCCGCCCCCCCCCGCCATGCCAAGCCCAAGAAGCAGAAGCTGGAGGGCAAGGGTGGCCACGGCCCCGGACCCGGACCCGGCCGGCCCAAGTCCAAGAACCTGCAGCCCAAGGTCCAGGAGTACGAGTTCAGCGAGGAGCCGCAGGACGCGCCCCGCATCCCCAAGAACGACGCCCCCAACAG GTTCTGGGCGTCAGTGGAGCCGTACTGCGCTGACATTACTAGTGAGGAGATCCGggtcctggaggagctgctgaaaCCCCCCGAGGACGAGGCGGAGTACTACAAG GTGCCCGCCCTGGGGAAGCACTACTCGCAGCGCTGGGCTCAGGAGGACCTGCTGGAGGAGCAGAGAGACGGCGCACGCTCCAACGACAAGAAGAAGGGCATCATGGGCCCTCTGTCCGAGTTGGATGCcaagg ATGTTGACGCCCTGCTGAAGAAGTCTGAATCGCAGCACGACCCCCCTGAGGAAGGATGTCCCTTCGGCCCACTCACACAGCGCCTCCTGCAGGCCCTCGTGGAG GAGAATATTATCTCCCCGATGGAGGACTCTCCGATCCCAGAGGTCCCTGGGAAGGATGGAGGGACCGACGGAGCCAGCACCTCCCCCCGCAGCCAGGGCAAGGCCTTCAG cgTGCCGCACACTCGCTCTCTGGAGTCGCGGATCAAGGAGGAGCTGGTGTCTCAGGGGCTGCTGGAGGCGGAGGAGCGTGGGGGGCCAGGGGGGCCGGGCGGCGACTGTGAGGACGAGGTGCTAGCCGAGCTGCACAAGAGGCAGGCGGAGCTGAAGGCCCTGAGCACACACAACCGAGCGCGCAAGCAGGACCTGCTGAG GCTGGCCCGGGAGGAGACGAGCCGGCAGGAGCTGCGCCAGCGCGTGCGCGTCTCAGACAACGAGGTGATGGAGGCGTTCCGGCGCATCATGGCGGCACGGCAGAAGAAGCGCACGCCCACCaagaaggagaaggagcagGCGTGGAGAGCACTGAGAGAGCGGGAGAGCATCCTCAAACTCCTGGACGggtag